The genomic stretch AGCGGGTGCGCAGCGATTCGACGATGGACGAGGTGCGGATCATCTGCATCTCGGGCATGGGCGAGCCCGACAAGGTCGAGGAGTTGAAGGCCGCCGGTGCCAACGAGTTCCTCCAGAAGCCGTTCGAGGCCGAGGTGCTCGTCGACCGGATCTGTGGGCTGCTCGACATCGAGTCGGTCGCGACCGGTTCCTGATCCCGCGATCCGTCACGCGGCCTGCCGCGCGACGGGGTCGCCACTGCCGCCGCGCCGCGCGCCGGACCCCGTGTCCGGCGCGCGGTCGGTGGATGGGGCGTCGTCCGTGACCGTCTCCGCGGCTGACGTGTGTGGTTCCCTTGGCACCGGTCGTGCGGGGCACGGCAGCGGCGTGGCCGTGGTCGTCCGCGGCGTCGCCGCCGAACCGATCGCACTGCCCCTCACGCCGGCAGCCTGCCTGGCGCTCGCCGCAGACGTGCTCGCCGCGGCCGGGAGCGACGGGGACGCCGGTGCCACCAAGGGCGCGGTGGCGATCGACGATCCGGCGCTGGCGGTCTGGCTCGGCGGTACGGATCAGCGTGGGGCCGGGCTGTTGCAGGCCTTGGGCCGCGATCTTGTCGCCGTCGGCGCCCCCGCGGCGACGCTCCCGCGGGGCACCGAGTGGTCGCCCGAACGAATCGCCTGGGAGACGTTCGCAGCCGCGCTCCGGGCGCGGGGCGGCGGCACCGAGAACGTCCGCGATTGGGGGCGGCAGCTCCGCACCCGGATCTCCGCCGGCGGGCTGGCCGCGTTGCCCGTCGCCCCGCGCACCGACGCACTGTCGATCGAAGGGGTCGTCCTCGGCCGGGCGCTCGACCTGGCGGGACGGCATGCCCGCGTCGCCGACGGCCTCGCGGCCGAGGTGGAGGCGGCGCGGCTCGAGGGGCTCCGGGCGCTCGCCTACGGGGCCGGACACGAGATCAACAACCCGTTGGCCAACATCGCCGCCCGTGGCCAAGCGTTGCTCGTCGACGAGACCGATCCGCGTCGCCGCCGCCGTCTGGTGACGATCGTCGACCAAGCCTTCCGGGCCCGGGACATGATTGGTGCGTTGATGCTCTTCGGCCGGCCTCCCCAGCCACGTTTCACCGAGTGCGACGTCGCCACGATCGTCTCTGCGGCGGTCGCCGCAGTCGCGGCCCGGGGGGCGGAGCGCGGCGTGACGATCGTCGCCCCGCCTGCCGCCGGTGTGGTGGCATGGGCCGACCGGACGCTCGTCGAGGAGTCGCTCCGCGCCGTGCTGGTCAATGCCATCGACGCCATGCCCGGTGGCGGTCGCGTGGTGATCGGTATCGACCGGGAACCCGCCCGTCACGGCCGGGAGCTGGCGGTCATCGTCGACGACGAGGGGCCGGGGATGGATGCCGAAACCCGCCGGGCGGCACTCGATCCGTTTTACAGCGGCCGCGAGGCCGGGCGCGGGATCGGCTTCGGGCTGACGAAGGCCGGTCGTTTCGTGGCGGCGTGCGCCGGTGAACTGTCGCTCGGCACGGCACCCGGCGGGGGCACCCGTGTGACGCTGCGGCTGGGCGTGCCGGAAGTCGCGGATCCGGCCGTACAGCCCCCCCAGACCACGCGGTCTGACGGGCAACGAGCGCGGTGAGCGTTCGTCTCCCCGGGTCGCCCGGACTGCCGATCCGCGGGTGCCGGCCGACCTTGTCCGCATTCCCGTCGTTCTCTATTCTCCGGCCGGAGGTTTGGAAGTCGCTCGGCGATGGATCGCCGGGGGCGCCGGGACGTTTCGCTGCAGGGATGCGTTCATGAGGCACGCCAGACTGATCGCCGGACCCGCCGACGGAGCGGTGGATGCGATCGTGGAGCCGCTCGTCGGATCGACGACGCTCGACCGCGCGATCGATGGACCAGTGGGCGGTCGGTCCTTTCCCCGGGTGGCGGTCGTCACGCATCCGGCTGACGCCTTGCGGTCGATCGGCGCCGGCATCGACCGCGAGCGGGCGACGGTGCCCCGCGAAACCGGTCGCTCCCTCCCCCAGGCGATGCGGCTCACCGCCGACTGGCTCCGTCAGCGGCAGGCGGCCGACGGTCACTGGCGCGGACCGCTGGAAGGGGACACGATCCTCGAGAGCGAATACCTGCTGATCCTCGCGTGGGCGGGGCGCCTCGACGGCGCCGAGGTCCCGGGAGCCGCCCGGAGGATCCTCGCCGAGCAGCTCCCGCAGGGCGGCTGGTCGATCCATCCCGGTGGTCCCGTCGACGTCAGCGCGAGCGTGAAGGCCTATTTCGCCCTCAAGCTCACCGGACACGATCCGGCATCGGAGCCGCTGCGACGCGCCCGTCGGGCGATCGACCGGGCGGGTGGACCATGGGCGGTGAACAGCTTCACCCGCTTCTACCTCGCCCTGCTCGGCCAGATTCCCTACGCAGCCTGCCCGGCGGTGCCCCCCGAGATGGTGCTGCTCCCCGACTGGTTTCCGGTCAACCTCCACCGGGTATCGGCGTGGTCGCGCACGATGATCGTGCCGCTGTCGCTGATGTGGGCGTTCAAGCCGGTGCGCGCCGTCCCGCCGGAGCGTGGGATCGGCGAACTGTTCACCGGCACCGGGCAACGTGGTGCCGCGGTCAAGTCGGGACCGTGGGCCCGGTTTTTCCGCGGCGTCGATCAGGTCATCAAGGCCTGTGAGCGGTTCGGGATCGTGCCGCTCCGTCCCCGGGCGGTGCAGGCCTGCCGGCGCTGGATGCTCGATCGTTTCGCCGGCAGTGACGGCCTCGGTGCGATCTTTCCGCCGATCGTGTGGAGCCTCGTCGCCCTCCGCGCCATGGGATGCCGCGAGGACGCGCCGGAAGTGGAGGAGTGCTGGAGGCAACTCGCCCGCCTCGTCGAGCGCGAGCCCGACGGGACGACGCGGCTCGAGCCCTGCCGCTCGCCGGTCTGGGACACCGCGATCACCGTCATCGCGCTGGTCGAGGCGGCGCGCGGCGCCGACGGCGCGGATGTCGATCGGGGCGTCGACTGGTTGCTCGATGCCGAGGTCCGCATCAAGGGGGACTGGGTCGGGGCAGTACCCGGCGCCGAGGGGATCGAGGCCTCGGGCTGGTGTTTCCAGTACGCCAATCGCTTCTATCCCGACGTCGACGACACGGCGATGGTCGTGATCTCGCTGGTCACGTGGCGCGATGCCGCCCAACGCCGCGCGACGGGCGATCCCGCCGCCCGGTGCCGGCTCGACCGCGTGGCCGCGGCGCTCGGCCGCGCCTGCCGGTGGCTGGCAGCGATGCAGAACTCCGACGGCGGCTGGGGTGCGTTCGACCGCGACAACGATCTGGCGCTGTTGTGCGAGGTGCCGTTCGCCGATCACAACGCGATGATCGACCCGAGCACGCCGGATCTCGCCGGCCGGGTCCTCGAGGCGTTCGGCAAGACCGGGCTCCGCATCGGTCATCCGGCAGTCGATCGGGCGGTGGCGTACCTCCGTCGCACCCAGGAATCGACCGGGGCGTGGTTCGGCCGGTGGGGCGTGAACTACGTCTACGGTACCTGGCAAGCGCTCGAGGGGCTGAGGGCAGTCGGCGTCGCGGGGACCGATCCGCTGATCACCCGCGGTGCGGACTGGCTGGCGGGCTGCCAGCAGGCCGACGGCGGCTGGGGGGAGTCGCCCGAGAGCTACGCCGATCCGTCCCTCGCCGGCATCGGTCCGACGACGGCGTCGCAGACCGCCTGGGCGGTGGCTGGGCTGGTCGCGGCCGGACGGGCCGAGTCGCGTGCCGTCCGCCGCGGGGTGCAGTGGCTGCTCGAGCGCCAGGGGGCGGACGGTGCCTGGGAGCAGCGCGAGTTCACCGGCACCGGCTTCCCGAAGGTCTTCTACCTGCGCTACCACTACTACCCCGTCTATTTTCCGCTGCTGGCCCTGGCGCGGTGCAGTGTGGCGGCGTCCGCCGCCCGTGGTCCGGTGCCGGTGCCCGAGGAGTCGCGTGCATGAGCGTGCCTGTCGGACAGATGGTCGCCGTCGTCGGGCACGTGCTGCGGCAGCGGCTCCGCGGCAACGCCCGCTATCCGCTCGTGCTGATGCTCGAGCCGTTGTTCCGCTGCAATCTCGCCTGCGGAGGGTGCGGCAAGATCCAGCATCCCGCGGCCGTGCTCCGCCGCCACCTGTCGGTCGAGCAGTGCCTCGCGGCAGTCGACGAGTGCGGGGCACCGGTCGTGTCGATCCCGGGGGGCGAGCCACTGCTCCACCCCGACATCGAGCGGATCGTCGAGGGCATCGTCGCCCGGCGGAAGTACCTCTATCTGTGCACCAACGCGTTGAAGCTCGAGGAGATGCTGCCGCGCTTCCGGCCCTCGCCCTACCTCGCCTTCTCCGTCCACCTCGACGGACCGCGCGAGGAACACGACCACGCCGTCTGTCGGGAGGGCGTGTACGACGTCGCCGTGGCGGCCATCAAGGCGGCGCGGAGGGCCGGTTTCCGGGTGACCACGAACTCGACGCTGTTCACCGACGCCGATCCGGTGCGCTACCGGCGGTTTTTCGACGAGGTCATGGCCCTCGGCGTCGAGGGGATGATGATCTCGCCGGGCTATCCCTACGCCAAGGCGCCGGACCAGGACCATTTCCTCCCCCGGCGCCGCAGTGAAGCGCTGTTCCGGCGGATTCTCGAAGCCGCGCCCCGTCGCTGGCGGTTCAACCAGTCGCCCGTGTTCCTCGAGTTTCTCAAGGGGGCATGGGATCTCGAGTGCCGGCCGTGGGGGACGCCGACCTACAACCTGTTCGGTTGGCAGCGCCCCTGCTACCTGCTCGAGGAGGGGTACGCGACCACGTTCCGGCAATTGATGGAAGAGACCGACTGGGACGCCTACGGCCGGGCCAGTGGCAATCCGAAGTGCGGCAATTGCATGGTCCACTGCGGCTACGAACCGGCCGCCGTCGAGGCGACGTTCGGTTCGCTCGGCGGCTTGCTGGCGACGGCGCGGCTTGTGCTCTTCGGTCCGCCGGGCGATCAGGGGCCGACCTCGGTGGATCCCCAACCAGCCGCCCGGCCCGCCGGTGCGTCGCTGCCGCAGTTACCGATCCTCGAGCAGGTCGCCTGAGTCGGCAGCCTCGGGCCACCGGCCTCGTCCCCGCAGCCAGCGCCCGTTCACCCCGCGCCGGCGGCGAGCAGGCTTTTCCGGACCCGGGCGAGGATCGCGCGGAGTCCCCGGCTGCGGAGAATCCCGAGCACTTCGGTGAGGCCGGTCCGGTCGATGAACGTATCGTCGAGGGCGGCGGCTTCGGTGGCAGGCCGTCCGGCGACGGCCTCCGCCAGCACGGCGACGAATCCTTTGACGGTCGGCGCTTCCGGGGCCACCTCGGCGACGAGCCCCGCCCGGCCGTCGATCACCTCGGGCCAGAGGAACACCGGCGTCTGGCACTCGTGGACCCGCGAGTCGCCACGCCGGGCGGCGTAGGCCGCGGGGAGCGGCGGCAGCGACGCCGCATACTCGACGAGCAACTCGAGTTTCTCACGGGAGTCGAGATCGGCGAACTCGTCTGCGATCCGCGCCAGACGCTCGGCCACGCTGTCGCCCGCCGTCCCGCCCGTCACCGCGGCTTCGTCTGCCATCGTGGTTCCGGCCGCAGGGCCCGGTTCAGGATTGCCCATCGGGGGAGCCGCCGACGGCAGCCGGTCGACCGACACCGCCGGGGTGTTCCCCCTTGGCGATCGGCACCCGCACGGCGTTGCCCCATTCGAGCCAGGATCCGTCGTAGTTCTTCACGTTCGCGAAACCGAGCAGGTACGTGAGGACGAACCAGGTGAGGCTCGAGCGTTCGCCGATCCGGCAGTAGGCGATCGTCGGCGACCGCCGCTTCAGCTTCACCTCGCGAAGGTACAGCTTCTCGAGGTCACGCACCGACTTGAACGTGCCGTCGTCGTTGCAGGCTCGGGCCCACGGCACGTTGACCGCGCCGGGAATGTGGCCGCCCCGGATCGCGCCCTCATTGGGGTAATCGGGCATGTGCATCCGCTCGCCGCGGTACTCCTCGGGCGACCTGACGTCGAGCAGTTGGCGGCCGGCCTTGACGTGGCGGAGGACCTCGTCGCGGAGAGCGCGGATCGAGCTGTCCTGTTCGCTCGCCGTGTAGCGGGCGGCGGGGGGCGACACCCGGTCGGTCGACCAGGGGCGGCCATCGAGCTCCCAGCGCTTCCGGCCACCGTCCATGATCCGGCAATCGGCATGCCCGTAGAGCTTGAACACCCAGAACGTGTAACACGCCCACCAGTTGTTCTTGTCGCCGTAGAGCACGACGGTCGTGTCGTTGGCGATCCCGCGGGCGGCGCAGAGGCGCTCGAACGCGGCGCGGTCGATGTAGTCGCGCTGGAGGGGATCCTGGAGATCGACCTGCCAGTCGATCTCGACCGCCCCGGGGACGTGTCCCATCGTGTACAGCCCGCGATCCTCGTCCGATTCCACGATCCGCACGCGCGGATCGTCGAGGTGTTCGGCCACCCACGCGGTGGACACGAGCACTTCGGGATGGGCGTAACCGGGCATGATCCAGGCTCCTCGCGCGACGGGGACGATCGACGCGGGAATCGTAGTCCAATCGCCGGGGGGCTGCAACGAGGCAGTCCCTCGTTGGACCGCCATGGTTCGGCTACAACACAGGAACCACGCCGTCCGTGATCGGACTCTTGGTGGCGGCGGGCACGTGGCCCGCGTGGCGGTGCGAGTCGGTTCCGATTCCTGCGGCGGAGCGTCGTCTTCGACGGTGCTTCTTCCGCCCTGCTCCGGGTGCATGCGATGGGTCCTGCGTTCATCTTCCAGATCACCGATCTCACCAAGAAGTTCGGGCAGCGCGAGCTTCTCAAGAACATCAACCTCGCCTTCTACCCGGGCGCCAAGATCGGGTTGCTCGGACGCAATGGCGCGGGCAAGAGCACACTGATGAAGATCATGGCGGGGATCGACCGCGACTACGACGGCGAGGCCCGGCTCGCCGATGGCTACACCGTCGGGTATCTCGAACAGGAACCGAATCTCGACCCCGCCAAGACCGTGTTCGAAAACGTGATGGCGGCCGTCGAGCATTCCCGCTCCGTGCTCCGCCGCTTCGAGGAGATCAATGCCCGTCTCGGCGAGCCGATCGCCGACGCCGAGATGGAGAAACTGCTCGCCGAGCAGGCGACCGTCCAGGACGAGATCGACGCCAAGAACCTGTGGGACCTCGACCGCCAGGTGGAGATCGCGATGGACGCGATGAATCTTCCCCCCGGTGACTGGGGTGTGGCGACCCTGTCCGGCGGCGAGCGGAGGCGGGTGGCACTGTGCCGGCTCCTCCTCGAGAAGCCC from Planctomycetota bacterium encodes the following:
- a CDS encoding HAMP domain-containing histidine kinase, giving the protein MCGSLGTGRAGHGSGVAVVVRGVAAEPIALPLTPAACLALAADVLAAAGSDGDAGATKGAVAIDDPALAVWLGGTDQRGAGLLQALGRDLVAVGAPAATLPRGTEWSPERIAWETFAAALRARGGGTENVRDWGRQLRTRISAGGLAALPVAPRTDALSIEGVVLGRALDLAGRHARVADGLAAEVEAARLEGLRALAYGAGHEINNPLANIAARGQALLVDETDPRRRRRLVTIVDQAFRARDMIGALMLFGRPPQPRFTECDVATIVSAAVAAVAARGAERGVTIVAPPAAGVVAWADRTLVEESLRAVLVNAIDAMPGGGRVVIGIDREPARHGRELAVIVDDEGPGMDAETRRAALDPFYSGREAGRGIGFGLTKAGRFVAACAGELSLGTAPGGGTRVTLRLGVPEVADPAVQPPQTTRSDGQRAR
- the shc gene encoding squalene--hopene cyclase, with translation MRHARLIAGPADGAVDAIVEPLVGSTTLDRAIDGPVGGRSFPRVAVVTHPADALRSIGAGIDRERATVPRETGRSLPQAMRLTADWLRQRQAADGHWRGPLEGDTILESEYLLILAWAGRLDGAEVPGAARRILAEQLPQGGWSIHPGGPVDVSASVKAYFALKLTGHDPASEPLRRARRAIDRAGGPWAVNSFTRFYLALLGQIPYAACPAVPPEMVLLPDWFPVNLHRVSAWSRTMIVPLSLMWAFKPVRAVPPERGIGELFTGTGQRGAAVKSGPWARFFRGVDQVIKACERFGIVPLRPRAVQACRRWMLDRFAGSDGLGAIFPPIVWSLVALRAMGCREDAPEVEECWRQLARLVEREPDGTTRLEPCRSPVWDTAITVIALVEAARGADGADVDRGVDWLLDAEVRIKGDWVGAVPGAEGIEASGWCFQYANRFYPDVDDTAMVVISLVTWRDAAQRRATGDPAARCRLDRVAAALGRACRWLAAMQNSDGGWGAFDRDNDLALLCEVPFADHNAMIDPSTPDLAGRVLEAFGKTGLRIGHPAVDRAVAYLRRTQESTGAWFGRWGVNYVYGTWQALEGLRAVGVAGTDPLITRGADWLAGCQQADGGWGESPESYADPSLAGIGPTTASQTAWAVAGLVAAGRAESRAVRRGVQWLLERQGADGAWEQREFTGTGFPKVFYLRYHYYPVYFPLLALARCSVAASAARGPVPVPEESRA
- the hpnH gene encoding adenosyl-hopene transferase HpnH, yielding MSVPVGQMVAVVGHVLRQRLRGNARYPLVLMLEPLFRCNLACGGCGKIQHPAAVLRRHLSVEQCLAAVDECGAPVVSIPGGEPLLHPDIERIVEGIVARRKYLYLCTNALKLEEMLPRFRPSPYLAFSVHLDGPREEHDHAVCREGVYDVAVAAIKAARRAGFRVTTNSTLFTDADPVRYRRFFDEVMALGVEGMMISPGYPYAKAPDQDHFLPRRRSEALFRRILEAAPRRWRFNQSPVFLEFLKGAWDLECRPWGTPTYNLFGWQRPCYLLEEGYATTFRQLMEETDWDAYGRASGNPKCGNCMVHCGYEPAAVEATFGSLGGLLATARLVLFGPPGDQGPTSVDPQPAARPAGASLPQLPILEQVA
- a CDS encoding SufE family protein; translated protein: MGNPEPGPAAGTTMADEAAVTGGTAGDSVAERLARIADEFADLDSREKLELLVEYAASLPPLPAAYAARRGDSRVHECQTPVFLWPEVIDGRAGLVAEVAPEAPTVKGFVAVLAEAVAGRPATEAAALDDTFIDRTGLTEVLGILRSRGLRAILARVRKSLLAAGAG
- a CDS encoding sulfurtransferase, which produces MPGYAHPEVLVSTAWVAEHLDDPRVRIVESDEDRGLYTMGHVPGAVEIDWQVDLQDPLQRDYIDRAAFERLCAARGIANDTTVVLYGDKNNWWACYTFWVFKLYGHADCRIMDGGRKRWELDGRPWSTDRVSPPAARYTASEQDSSIRALRDEVLRHVKAGRQLLDVRSPEEYRGERMHMPDYPNEGAIRGGHIPGAVNVPWARACNDDGTFKSVRDLEKLYLREVKLKRRSPTIAYCRIGERSSLTWFVLTYLLGFANVKNYDGSWLEWGNAVRVPIAKGEHPGGVGRPAAVGGSPDGQS